Proteins co-encoded in one Paracrocinitomix mangrovi genomic window:
- a CDS encoding TonB-dependent receptor: MKLTSAILLLLLGLTSYTQEFKGQVVNINNGQGIPYAKLHFVDLEIKIIADSTGRWFLQDVPEGLNHLEVIAVGYKELHLDLELIQNKSSLITMQPTHHKLDKVIVSANGYLHRESITNVESRQFTELTTIPTTNLGEALANIPGVYQSSTGNGISKPVIRGLSGSRVVTYINSLRIQNQQWGGDHGLPITSLGIGGVEVIKGPASLLYGADALGGVLYFVDEPFAERNTMSAYISSRFDHNSLGSSNSGGMRFSKDAFKMNIYGSHDNYADFTLPNGKQLLNSRYKQTSAKLAFGYSKKIWVFNLRYNFYNGRIGLPGHTHDSIPTLESFYTDNQNRKDNVPAQRIQNHFISLENKFFFGNQELYITLGNTNNALKEHEEKFFFPDIVMNLNNSLYNVKWRSKLSSKWESIIGSQGMYQMNTNGKDATEILIPDSKTIDAGLYALIRFHKDKWTTMFGGRYDYRQIQTFNPETYTGQFNGLNYSAGFAFTGNKSTVRFNASTGFRAPTSSELLSDGIHHGSYRYEIGDNNLTTEKGTQLDASFALHLDDLELIVNPFYNYIRDYIYLQQEDSIIDNFQVYTYQQASFAQLYGTEFGFHYHPHKAHWVHLETTFSTIFAEDNSKQALPLIPQSRINTQLKLEFEMKKKFKIEDISIQHLYLFKQNRTAVFETETPSYHLLNLAINMKIDWQNPLMISIGVRNILNTTYIDHLSRLKYLGISAPGINGFISLRYEFEKSLKSK, from the coding sequence ATGAAATTAACTTCGGCCATATTATTACTACTTCTTGGACTAACTTCTTATACTCAAGAGTTTAAAGGGCAGGTAGTTAACATCAACAATGGACAAGGTATTCCCTATGCCAAATTACATTTTGTAGATCTGGAGATTAAAATTATTGCCGATTCAACAGGTAGATGGTTCTTACAGGATGTTCCGGAAGGGCTAAATCACCTTGAAGTTATAGCAGTTGGATATAAAGAACTTCACCTTGATTTGGAGCTTATCCAAAACAAATCAAGTTTGATAACCATGCAACCCACGCATCACAAACTTGACAAAGTAATTGTAAGTGCTAATGGTTATTTACATAGAGAAAGCATAACAAATGTGGAATCAAGGCAATTCACTGAACTCACAACAATACCTACCACTAATTTGGGAGAAGCATTAGCAAATATTCCAGGCGTGTATCAATCCAGTACCGGAAATGGAATCAGCAAACCTGTTATCAGAGGCTTATCCGGCAGTAGAGTTGTAACTTACATTAACAGTTTAAGAATTCAGAACCAACAATGGGGTGGTGACCATGGATTACCAATTACCTCACTTGGAATTGGAGGTGTTGAAGTGATTAAAGGACCGGCATCCCTGCTATATGGAGCAGATGCTTTAGGCGGAGTGCTTTATTTTGTTGACGAACCTTTTGCCGAAAGAAATACTATGTCAGCCTATATCTCAAGTAGATTTGATCATAATTCGTTAGGAAGTAGCAACAGTGGAGGAATGCGCTTTAGCAAAGACGCTTTCAAAATGAATATTTACGGCTCCCATGATAATTACGCAGATTTTACTCTACCCAATGGTAAACAACTTTTAAACTCAAGATACAAACAAACATCTGCCAAACTGGCCTTTGGATACAGCAAAAAGATTTGGGTTTTTAACCTTAGATACAATTTCTACAATGGGCGAATTGGGTTACCTGGACACACTCATGATTCAATCCCGACATTGGAGAGTTTTTATACTGACAACCAAAACCGAAAAGACAATGTACCGGCTCAGCGTATTCAAAATCACTTCATTAGTCTAGAAAACAAATTCTTTTTTGGAAATCAAGAATTGTACATCACTTTAGGGAATACTAACAATGCATTAAAAGAACACGAAGAAAAATTCTTTTTCCCCGATATCGTAATGAATCTTAACAACTCATTGTACAATGTAAAATGGAGATCAAAACTTAGTTCAAAATGGGAATCAATAATTGGATCTCAAGGAATGTATCAAATGAACACCAACGGTAAAGATGCAACTGAAATATTGATTCCGGATAGTAAAACAATTGATGCAGGTTTATACGCGCTTATCAGATTTCACAAGGATAAATGGACTACTATGTTTGGTGGAAGATATGATTATAGACAAATCCAAACATTTAATCCTGAAACCTATACAGGGCAATTTAATGGTTTAAATTATTCAGCCGGATTTGCATTTACCGGAAATAAAAGCACTGTTCGATTCAATGCTTCCACAGGATTTAGAGCTCCAACATCTTCAGAATTATTGTCAGATGGAATTCATCATGGATCTTATAGATACGAAATTGGAGATAATAATTTGACAACAGAAAAAGGAACTCAATTGGATGCAAGTTTTGCTCTGCATTTAGATGATTTGGAATTAATAGTAAATCCATTTTATAACTATATCCGAGATTACATTTATCTGCAACAAGAAGATTCAATTATTGACAATTTTCAAGTTTACACTTACCAGCAAGCTTCTTTTGCTCAATTATATGGAACTGAATTCGGATTTCATTATCATCCGCATAAAGCACATTGGGTTCATTTGGAAACTACTTTCTCAACAATTTTTGCAGAAGACAACAGTAAACAAGCCCTACCTCTGATACCACAGAGTAGAATAAACACTCAACTAAAACTTGAATTTGAAATGAAAAAGAAATTCAAGATTGAAGACATAAGCATACAGCACCTTTACTTGTTTAAACAGAATAGAACTGCTGTATTTGAAACAGAAACACCCTCATATCACCTACTTAATTTGGCCATCAATATGAAAATAGATTGGCAAAATCCTTTAATGATAAGCATTGGCGTGAGGAACATTTTAAACACCACCTATATTGACCATTTATCGAGACTAAAATATCTTGGCATTAGCGCCCCAGGGATAAATGGATTCATTAGCCTTAGATATGAATTTGAAAAATCACTTAAATCAAAATAA
- a CDS encoding alpha/beta fold hydrolase — MKKDLILLHGALGAAKEFERFVLDLSEHFNVYSFDFSGHGNNDSTEKFSMSLFAENLKDFIIANELDRPQIFGYSMGGYVAYTLAIKEPDLLGDIMSLGTKLKWDVLTAKAETKKLNPQIIEEKVPKFAQYLDSLHLDWKQNMLKTVDLMIDLGNGAALELSDFSKVQNKCFIGLGDHDEMVSCRETNEVHDALPNSHYYSLINTRHPLNQIDKDLLVNQIIEFLG; from the coding sequence ATGAAGAAAGATCTGATTTTATTACACGGCGCACTGGGTGCTGCCAAAGAGTTTGAGCGCTTTGTGTTAGACCTATCTGAGCATTTTAATGTTTATAGCTTTGATTTTAGTGGACATGGCAACAATGATTCAACTGAAAAATTTAGCATGTCTCTCTTTGCAGAGAATTTGAAAGATTTCATAATAGCCAATGAACTGGATCGCCCTCAAATATTTGGCTACAGTATGGGAGGATACGTAGCTTATACTTTGGCAATTAAAGAACCAGATTTATTAGGAGACATAATGAGTTTAGGGACAAAACTCAAATGGGATGTATTAACAGCCAAGGCTGAAACCAAAAAATTGAATCCCCAAATTATTGAAGAAAAGGTTCCAAAATTTGCTCAGTATTTAGACAGTTTACATCTTGATTGGAAGCAAAATATGCTAAAAACGGTTGATTTAATGATAGACCTTGGAAATGGAGCCGCTTTGGAATTATCAGACTTTTCAAAAGTGCAGAACAAGTGTTTTATTGGTTTAGGAGATCATGATGAGATGGTGAGTTGCAGAGAAACTAACGAAGTGCATGACGCATTACCAAACAGTCATTACTATAGTCTTATCAATACCAGACACCCTTTAAATCAAATAGACAAAGACTTGCTGGTTAATCAGATAATTGAATTTTTAGGATAA
- a CDS encoding ribonucleoside-diphosphate reductase small subunit yields MAEAKEPILEENNDRFVLFPIQHDDIWQFYKKAEASFWTAEEIDLAQDLVDWNEKLNDDERHFIKHVLAFFAASDGIVNENLAENFLSEVQYTEAKFFYGFQVAIENIHSETYSLLIDTYIKDTKDKNYLFNAIDTIPCVAKKAEWALRWIDEGSFAERLIAFAAVEGIFFSGSFCSIFWLKKRGLMPGLSFSNELISRDEGLHCDFACLLYNNHLVNKLSKETVSKIITDAVEIEKEFVTDAIPVKLIGMNADLMTQYIEFVADRLLAELGCEKVYNSTNPFDFMDMISIQGKTNFFEKRVAEYQKAGVMNQGENQTFSLDEDF; encoded by the coding sequence ATGGCAGAAGCAAAAGAACCGATTTTAGAAGAAAACAACGACAGATTTGTATTATTCCCAATTCAGCATGATGATATTTGGCAGTTTTACAAGAAGGCGGAGGCTAGCTTCTGGACTGCTGAGGAGATTGATTTAGCTCAAGATTTAGTTGATTGGAATGAAAAACTAAATGATGACGAGCGTCACTTCATTAAACACGTTTTAGCATTCTTTGCTGCTTCTGACGGAATCGTAAATGAGAATTTGGCAGAAAATTTCTTATCAGAAGTACAATACACTGAGGCTAAATTCTTTTACGGATTTCAGGTTGCTATAGAGAATATTCATTCAGAAACATACTCGTTACTGATTGACACATATATCAAAGACACAAAAGACAAAAACTATTTATTCAACGCCATTGACACTATTCCGTGTGTAGCTAAAAAAGCGGAATGGGCATTAAGATGGATTGATGAAGGTTCTTTTGCTGAGCGTTTAATTGCATTTGCTGCAGTAGAAGGAATCTTCTTTTCAGGATCATTTTGTTCTATTTTCTGGTTAAAGAAAAGAGGATTAATGCCTGGATTGAGTTTTTCAAATGAACTTATATCAAGAGACGAAGGATTACATTGTGACTTCGCTTGTTTATTATACAACAATCACCTGGTTAACAAATTATCAAAAGAGACTGTAAGTAAGATCATTACTGATGCAGTAGAGATAGAAAAGGAATTTGTTACAGATGCTATTCCAGTTAAGTTAATCGGAATGAATGCTGATCTAATGACGCAATACATAGAGTTTGTTGCTGACAGATTGCTTGCCGAGTTGGGATGTGAAAAGGTGTACAACTCGACAAATCCATTTGATTTTATGGATATGATCAGTATTCAAGGTAAAACGAACTTCTTTGAGAAGAGAGTTGCTGAATACCAAAAAGCAGGTGTAATGAATCAAGGAGAAAACCAGACCTTCTCATTGGATGAGGATTTTTAA
- a CDS encoding Fur family transcriptional regulator: MIDLLKSKKLRVTDFRLAVLKVFMDSKAAISLSQIEKALGDFDRITLYRTLKSFKAKGLIHEISLGEEKKLALCEEDCHEKAHHHEHVHFQCNNCHEVYCVDVPKIPDISLKGFKVDRVEMQVFGICSSCS, from the coding sequence ATGATTGATTTGTTGAAATCGAAAAAATTAAGAGTTACAGATTTTAGACTAGCTGTTCTTAAAGTCTTTATGGATAGTAAAGCAGCAATTTCATTGTCTCAAATTGAAAAGGCTCTTGGTGATTTTGACAGGATCACTTTGTATCGCACATTAAAGTCTTTTAAGGCCAAAGGTTTGATTCATGAAATTAGTTTGGGCGAAGAGAAAAAATTGGCTTTGTGTGAAGAAGATTGCCATGAAAAGGCACATCACCATGAGCACGTGCACTTTCAATGCAACAATTGTCATGAAGTTTATTGTGTTGATGTTCCTAAAATTCCCGACATATCTTTAAAAGGATTTAAAGTAGACCGTGTTGAGATGCAAGTTTTTGGAATTTGCTCAAGCTGTTCTTAA
- a CDS encoding ComF family protein has product MITYQIKNIATATLDVFYPNHCEMCSVDLNINEQYLCLNCLYDLPYINQKVTDQNALQQLFWGRVDVQYTHALFNFEKGNKTQDILHLIKYKSRTKFAEFLGEKLAQSMPSNVSYDWIIPVPLHPKKMRKRGFNQSTVIAKGLQSVLNVRLNESLIKRVKHNPSQTTVTKFDRWQNVRDIFEVNKAEKLKDKHVLLIDDVLTTGATIEACVKQLLKIENCKVSVATLAARV; this is encoded by the coding sequence GTGATCACATATCAAATTAAAAATATTGCAACAGCTACACTAGATGTCTTTTATCCCAATCATTGCGAAATGTGTAGCGTAGATTTAAATATAAATGAGCAATATTTATGTCTCAATTGTCTTTACGATTTGCCATATATAAATCAAAAAGTTACTGATCAAAATGCCCTGCAACAACTTTTTTGGGGGCGAGTAGACGTGCAGTATACACACGCTTTATTCAATTTTGAGAAAGGGAACAAAACACAGGATATCTTGCATCTTATAAAATATAAAAGTAGAACAAAGTTTGCTGAATTTTTGGGTGAAAAACTGGCGCAAAGTATGCCTTCTAATGTTAGTTATGACTGGATTATACCTGTTCCATTGCATCCTAAAAAAATGCGTAAAAGAGGATTTAATCAATCAACAGTTATTGCCAAAGGTTTACAAAGTGTCTTAAATGTTAGATTAAATGAAAGTTTAATCAAAAGAGTGAAACACAATCCCTCTCAAACAACGGTCACTAAATTTGATAGATGGCAAAATGTGCGTGATATATTTGAAGTAAACAAAGCTGAAAAATTGAAGGATAAACATGTGCTACTTATTGATGATGTTTTAACTACAGGAGCTACAATAGAAGCATGTGTAAAACAATTGTTGAAGATTGAAAATTGTAAAGTTAGTGTTGCTACATTAGCAGCCAGAGTTTAA
- a CDS encoding BrxA/BrxB family bacilliredoxin produces MYPTELTTPMKQELEAAGFDSLETVDQVDSALNKEGTTLVVINSVCGCAAGTMRPGVILSTKHTKLPNNMVTVFAGVDKEATEQARKYTLPYPPSSPSIGLFKDGTLVHFIERHHIEGRSAEMIADNLKMAYDEYC; encoded by the coding sequence ATGTATCCTACAGAATTAACAACACCAATGAAACAGGAGCTGGAAGCAGCAGGATTTGACAGTTTAGAAACGGTTGATCAAGTTGATTCAGCTTTAAATAAAGAAGGAACTACTTTGGTTGTAATCAATTCAGTATGTGGTTGTGCTGCCGGAACAATGAGGCCGGGTGTAATCTTATCAACTAAACATACAAAATTGCCTAATAACATGGTAACGGTTTTTGCCGGTGTAGATAAGGAAGCAACTGAACAAGCAAGAAAATATACCTTGCCATATCCTCCATCTTCTCCATCTATTGGATTGTTTAAGGATGGAACTTTGGTTCACTTTATTGAAAGACATCACATTGAAGGAAGATCTGCAGAAATGATTGCAGACAACCTAAAGATGGCATATGATGAGTATTGCTAA
- a CDS encoding DUF1987 domain-containing protein, with protein MNTFKVEATHKTPEIEGNIEEGKFSIKGKCIPEDARGFFIPFRDWFMQFVQSDCNKIYAELDLEYFNTSTSSILLDVFKQLDNLSNKKEVEITWIYEEDDFEMEEVGQDYKLMIGENFKLQSKPWEN; from the coding sequence ATGAACACTTTTAAAGTAGAAGCCACTCACAAGACACCTGAGATTGAAGGCAATATTGAAGAAGGTAAATTCTCAATCAAAGGAAAATGCATACCAGAAGACGCCAGAGGCTTCTTTATACCTTTCAGGGACTGGTTTATGCAATTTGTTCAATCTGACTGCAATAAAATATATGCTGAGTTAGATTTGGAATATTTCAACACCTCTACTTCTAGCATCTTACTAGATGTATTTAAACAATTAGATAATCTATCTAATAAAAAAGAAGTTGAAATCACCTGGATTTATGAAGAGGATGATTTTGAAATGGAAGAAGTTGGACAGGACTACAAATTAATGATTGGAGAAAACTTTAAATTACAATCAAAGCCCTGGGAAAATTAA
- a CDS encoding membrane lipoprotein lipid attachment site-containing protein, with product MKKIFFIPSLLLVLAACGGEEVVEDQSEATEQETIEIEESTDDVDDGLQDLENDMNNLSNEVDSLLNGI from the coding sequence ATGAAAAAAATATTTTTTATCCCAAGTTTGTTGCTTGTGTTAGCTGCTTGCGGAGGAGAGGAAGTTGTAGAAGATCAATCTGAAGCAACTGAACAAGAAACAATCGAGATTGAAGAGTCAACAGATGATGTTGATGATGGTTTGCAAGATTTAGAAAATGATATGAACAACTTGAGTAATGAAGTTGATTCTTTATTAAATGGTATTTAA
- a CDS encoding NAD(P)/FAD-dependent oxidoreductase, with amino-acid sequence MEQSNYTIIGFGLAGATLAWQFHLKGIPVSVYDNGKNHSSRVAAGMINPIIFKRLTKGWNVDVLFPAARQFYSTVEDKIGIKLLSHRSIVRVFASIEEQNNWAALEGDGRFDQYLQAAEDLNHPFVDAPFGVGKVNSLGHLDVNAFLDGSKKYLSQNGVQFIDEAFSSDQIENNDQYIFCEGYQLVDNPYFNYIPMKPSHGDVLTIHAPDLKYDDILNKNMFVLPIGNDQYKIGSTYNWQQDKPVPTQEGKDELLERLKTFCRFEFNIVDHEGGIRPTVSDRRPLLGTHPSLKKLHVFNGLGTKGVSIAPFYAIQMLKYLIEDCKLDDEVNVQRYEKHFYA; translated from the coding sequence ATGGAACAATCAAATTACACAATTATAGGATTTGGACTGGCCGGTGCAACATTGGCCTGGCAATTTCATCTTAAAGGTATTCCTGTTAGCGTTTATGATAATGGAAAAAACCATTCTTCAAGAGTTGCAGCCGGAATGATCAACCCCATTATTTTTAAAAGACTTACCAAAGGTTGGAATGTAGATGTTTTGTTTCCGGCAGCTCGTCAATTTTATTCCACAGTTGAAGATAAAATAGGAATAAAATTGTTGTCCCACCGCTCAATAGTTCGCGTATTTGCTTCAATTGAGGAGCAAAACAATTGGGCCGCATTAGAAGGGGATGGTAGGTTTGATCAATACTTACAAGCTGCAGAAGATTTAAATCATCCTTTTGTTGATGCTCCTTTTGGAGTGGGAAAAGTTAATTCTCTGGGTCATCTGGATGTCAATGCATTTTTAGATGGATCTAAAAAGTACTTGAGTCAAAATGGTGTTCAATTTATAGATGAAGCCTTTTCTTCAGATCAAATAGAGAATAACGATCAATACATTTTTTGTGAAGGTTATCAATTAGTGGATAATCCATATTTCAATTATATCCCAATGAAACCTTCTCATGGAGATGTTTTAACCATTCATGCTCCCGACTTGAAGTATGATGACATTCTGAATAAAAATATGTTTGTATTACCTATTGGAAATGATCAATACAAAATTGGTTCTACCTACAATTGGCAACAAGATAAGCCCGTTCCAACCCAGGAAGGGAAAGATGAATTGCTGGAAAGGCTCAAAACTTTTTGTCGCTTTGAATTCAATATAGTAGATCATGAAGGTGGAATAAGACCTACAGTTTCAGATAGAAGGCCACTTTTGGGAACACATCCTTCCTTAAAAAAGCTTCATGTTTTTAATGGATTGGGGACCAAAGGTGTTTCTATTGCTCCTTTTTATGCCATTCAAATGTTAAAATATCTTATAGAAGATTGTAAACTGGATGATGAGGTAAACGTCCAACGATATGAAAAGCATTTTTATGCGTAA
- a CDS encoding ribonucleoside-diphosphate reductase subunit alpha, with the protein MYVVKRDGRKEPVKFDKITARVKKLCYGLDSMVQPEVVAMKVIEGLYDGVSTSELDSLAAEVAASKTIEHPDYALLASRISVSNLHKNTKKSFSDTVDDLYNYIDPITGENASLIAEDVYQIVKDNAEFFDSSIIYDRDFKYDYFGFKTLERAYLLKIDGNIVERPQQMLMRVAIGIHKEDIASAVKTYNAMSEGWFTHATPTLFNAGTPKPQMSSCFLLQMQEDSIAGIYDTLKQCAQISQSAGGIGLSIHDIRAKGSYIKGTNGTSNGIVPMLRVFNDTARYVDQGGGKRKGSFAIYMEPWHSDIFDFLDLKKNHGKEEQRARDLFYAMWISDLFMERVESNGDWTLMCPNECPGLSEAYGDKFKKLYTKYEKEGRGRKTIKAQDLWFKILESQIETGTPYMVYKDAANEKSNQKNLGTIKSSNLCTEILEYTAPDEVAVCNLGSIALPKFVDAETKEFDHNKLFDVAYHLAINLNKVIDQNFYPIEEARNSNMRHRPIGIGVQGLADAYILMRYPFDSPEARQLNKEIFETIYYAAVTASKDQAIIDGPYETWKGSPISKGEFQFDMWGVTPSSRWEWDVLREEVKKHGVRNSLLLAPMPTASTAQILGNNECFEPYTSNIYTRRVLSGEFIIVNKHLLKDLVKLGLWDSTMKNKLMAANGSIQNIDEIPADIKELYKTAWEISQKTIIDQAADRGAFVCQSQSLNLFMENANFAKLTSMHFYGWKAGLKTGMYYLRTKAATDAIKFTLDKNATAAPVAKTEEERMAEIACSLDDPDSCEMCSG; encoded by the coding sequence ATGTATGTAGTAAAAAGAGATGGTAGAAAAGAGCCGGTTAAATTTGACAAAATAACCGCGCGTGTAAAAAAATTGTGCTACGGCCTGGACAGTATGGTTCAGCCAGAAGTTGTAGCAATGAAAGTTATTGAAGGATTGTATGATGGTGTTAGCACATCAGAGCTTGACAGTTTAGCAGCTGAAGTTGCTGCTTCTAAGACAATTGAGCACCCTGATTATGCTTTGTTAGCATCAAGAATTTCAGTTTCAAACCTTCACAAAAACACTAAAAAGTCGTTTTCAGACACAGTAGATGATTTATACAATTACATTGACCCTATTACAGGTGAAAATGCATCTTTGATTGCAGAAGATGTTTATCAAATTGTAAAAGACAATGCAGAATTTTTTGATTCAAGCATCATCTATGATCGTGATTTCAAATACGATTATTTTGGATTTAAAACATTAGAGAGAGCATACCTATTGAAGATTGATGGGAATATTGTTGAGCGTCCGCAACAAATGTTGATGAGGGTTGCAATTGGTATCCACAAAGAAGATATCGCTTCAGCAGTGAAAACCTACAATGCTATGTCAGAAGGATGGTTTACACATGCTACACCTACTTTATTTAATGCCGGTACTCCTAAACCACAGATGTCGTCGTGCTTCTTATTGCAAATGCAAGAAGATAGTATCGCAGGAATCTATGACACATTAAAACAATGTGCTCAAATTTCACAATCTGCCGGAGGAATCGGTTTGTCGATTCACGATATCAGAGCCAAAGGTTCATATATCAAAGGAACCAACGGAACTTCAAATGGTATTGTTCCAATGTTGAGAGTATTCAATGACACTGCCAGATATGTAGATCAAGGTGGAGGAAAAAGAAAAGGTTCTTTTGCTATATACATGGAGCCTTGGCATTCTGATATTTTTGATTTCCTTGATTTGAAAAAGAATCACGGTAAAGAAGAACAAAGAGCAAGAGATTTATTCTACGCTATGTGGATTTCTGACTTGTTCATGGAAAGAGTTGAGTCAAATGGAGATTGGACTTTAATGTGTCCAAATGAGTGTCCTGGACTTTCTGAAGCTTATGGTGATAAGTTCAAAAAACTTTACACTAAATATGAAAAAGAAGGTAGAGGAAGAAAAACCATTAAAGCTCAAGATCTTTGGTTTAAAATCTTAGAATCTCAAATTGAGACTGGTACTCCTTACATGGTTTACAAAGATGCAGCCAACGAAAAATCAAACCAAAAGAATTTAGGTACTATCAAGTCTTCAAACTTGTGTACAGAGATTTTAGAGTACACTGCTCCGGATGAAGTAGCAGTTTGTAATTTAGGATCTATTGCACTTCCAAAGTTTGTAGATGCTGAAACTAAGGAGTTTGATCACAACAAATTATTTGATGTTGCTTATCACTTAGCAATTAACTTGAATAAAGTAATTGATCAAAACTTTTATCCAATTGAAGAGGCTCGTAACTCTAATATGAGACACCGTCCTATTGGAATTGGTGTACAAGGATTAGCTGATGCTTATATCTTGATGAGATATCCATTTGATTCTCCTGAAGCAAGACAGTTGAATAAAGAAATTTTCGAAACTATCTATTATGCTGCTGTTACTGCTTCTAAAGATCAAGCAATAATTGATGGACCTTACGAAACATGGAAAGGTTCTCCAATCTCTAAAGGAGAGTTCCAATTTGATATGTGGGGTGTTACTCCTTCAAGCAGATGGGAATGGGATGTTTTGAGAGAAGAAGTTAAAAAACACGGAGTTAGAAACTCATTGTTGTTAGCTCCAATGCCAACAGCTTCTACTGCTCAAATCCTTGGAAACAACGAATGTTTTGAACCATACACTTCAAATATTTATACAAGAAGAGTACTTTCTGGTGAGTTTATTATCGTAAACAAACACTTATTGAAAGACTTAGTGAAGTTAGGATTGTGGGATAGCACAATGAAGAACAAATTAATGGCCGCTAACGGATCAATTCAAAATATTGATGAGATTCCTGCTGACATTAAAGAACTTTATAAAACAGCTTGGGAAATTTCTCAGAAAACGATTATCGATCAAGCTGCTGATAGAGGTGCCTTCGTTTGTCAATCTCAATCATTGAACTTGTTCATGGAGAATGCGAACTTCGCTAAATTAACGTCAATGCATTTCTACGGTTGGAAAGCCGGTTTAAAAACTGGAATGTATTACTTAAGAACAAAAGCTGCTACAGACGCTATCAAGTTTACACTTGACAAGAACGCTACAGCCGCTCCGGTTGCTAAAACTGAAGAAGAGAGAATGGCAGAAATTGCTTGCTCTTTGGATGATCCGGACAGCTGCGAAATGTGCTCTGGATAG
- a CDS encoding M42 family metallopeptidase has product MSINTKLLAKICKTPGAPGFEQKVRELVIKEITPLVDEVEVDNMGNVYAIKKGSAKDPKRVMIGAHMDEIGFIVTHIDDKGFIRFHTLGGFDPKTLTAQRVLIHGKKDVIGVMASKPIHVMTPEERNKVAKISDYYIDTGLSKKEVEKLVQIGDPITREREFIEMGNCVNSKSLDNRLAVFILIETLKKLKGKKVPYDIYGVFTVQEEVGIRGANAASLKVNPDFGFGLDTTIAFDLPGAAEHEKITRLGEGTAIKVMDAGTICDYRMVEFMKNTAKKHKIKWQPEILPQGGTDTAGIQRMTQGGSIAGAVSIPTRHLHQVIEMANKDDIAGSINLLTSCLTDIDTHDWSFK; this is encoded by the coding sequence ATGTCAATTAATACAAAATTATTAGCCAAAATATGTAAAACTCCTGGTGCTCCTGGGTTTGAGCAAAAGGTGCGTGAACTAGTAATAAAGGAAATTACACCTTTGGTAGATGAAGTGGAAGTAGATAATATGGGAAATGTCTATGCCATAAAAAAAGGGTCGGCAAAAGATCCTAAAAGGGTGATGATAGGTGCTCATATGGATGAGATAGGTTTTATAGTAACTCATATTGACGATAAAGGATTTATCCGTTTTCATACTTTGGGTGGATTTGACCCAAAAACATTAACTGCGCAACGTGTCTTAATTCATGGTAAAAAAGATGTTATCGGAGTGATGGCATCTAAGCCAATTCATGTGATGACTCCGGAAGAACGCAACAAGGTTGCCAAGATTTCTGACTATTATATCGATACAGGTTTGTCAAAGAAAGAAGTAGAAAAGTTAGTGCAAATTGGAGATCCTATAACAAGAGAACGTGAGTTTATTGAGATGGGTAATTGCGTTAATTCAAAATCTTTAGACAATAGGTTGGCGGTATTTATTTTAATTGAAACGCTTAAAAAACTGAAGGGTAAAAAGGTGCCTTATGATATTTATGGGGTCTTTACCGTTCAAGAAGAAGTTGGAATTAGAGGAGCAAATGCGGCATCATTAAAGGTTAATCCTGATTTTGGTTTTGGATTAGATACAACCATTGCCTTTGATTTACCTGGTGCAGCTGAACATGAAAAAATTACAAGACTAGGTGAAGGAACAGCTATCAAAGTGATGGATGCCGGTACAATCTGTGATTATCGCATGGTTGAGTTTATGAAAAACACTGCGAAAAAACATAAAATTAAATGGCAACCTGAAATTCTACCTCAAGGTGGGACAGATACTGCCGGAATTCAAAGAATGACTCAAGGAGGTTCTATTGCAGGTGCGGTTTCTATTCCTACCAGACATTTACATCAGGTAATTGAAATGGCCAATAAAGATGATATTGCCGGTTCAATTAATTTATTGACATCTTGTTTAACAGATATTGATACGCACGATTGGTCTTTTAAATGA